The DNA segment TAATTTTCGGTAATGCGGCTTGGAAAATAATTTTCGGTAATAAAGAGCATGTAAAAAACGGTTTTCAGACGGCCTTTATAATCGTTCTCTTCGGGCTAAGGCACAGCAACGCTTTAACAGAAACACAGTTTATTTGCTATACGGCGAGTTTACGCTTTGCCCTGCATGTTGTGGTGTTCGATTTCAAAACCGCTGTTTCGATAGGCGCGGAAGCGTTCGCGGGCTTCGGCCAACTCTTCCAAACTACTGCCGACGATTTCCAACACCCGCGCAGGCGGCACCGGCGCGTCGCACCAAAAGTCGGGCGCAAGATTCAGCACCACCAAACCGCTTTCCGTTTCGGGCAGAGTGTTGCCGCAGGCCAGCACCAGCGGCACGTCTCGGGGGCAGTCTTGGCCGGTCTCCCAAACTTCGTGAGCCAAGAAACTGGTCGGCTCGAATTGCCATAAGTCGATATCCAAGCGCGCAACGGCTTCGGGCGAATCCGCCCACACCAACACGCGGGAGCCGCTTTGCATGGCACGGGCGGCCAAACGGCAGGTGAAGGCGTAGGGGTTGCCGACATGGGTATAGAATGTTGCTTTAGGCATGTTGGTCTTTCGTGTTCGGTTGCGCTGTGTTTTTCAGACGGCCTGAAGTGTCGTATGGGTATGTTTAATATAGATGGGAAATGCGGTAAGGTCGAGTTGCGGCGGAAACAATAAGATGAGGCCGTCTGAAAGTGTTCAGACGGCCTCTGCCGTTATTTGGCTTCCAGCTTGGTTACGCCGCCCATATAAGGTTGCAGTGCGGCGGGGATGTTGATGCTGCCGTCGGCGTTTTGGTGGTTTTCCAGCACGGCCACCAGCGTGCGGCCGACCGCCAAACCCGAGCCGTTTAAGGTGTGTACCAAACGGTTTTTGCCGTTTTCGTCTTTAAAGCGGGCTTTCATGCGGCGGGCTTGGAAGTCCTCGCAGTTGGAGCAGCTCGAAATTTCGCGGTAGGTGTTTTGTGCGGGCACCCATACTTCCAAATCGTAGGTTTTGGTTGCGCCGAAGCCCATATCGCCGGTGCACAGGGTAATCACGCGGTAGGGCAGTTCCAGCAGTTGCAGGATTTTTTCGGCGTGCCCTACCATTTCTTCGAGCGCATCGTAAGATTTTTCGGGGTGGACGATTTGCACCATTTCCACTTTGTCGAACTGGTGCTGGCGGATCAGGCCGCGCACGTCTTTGCCGTATGAGCCGGCTTCGGAGCGGAAGCAGGGCGAATGTGCGGTCAGTTTAAGCGGCAGGCTTTCAGACGGCATGATGCTGTCGGCTACGGTATTGGTGAGGGTAACTTCGGCGGTGGGAATCAGGTATTGCGTGGTTTTGGTTTCGTCGCCGCCGCGGGTAACGTGGAACAGGTCTTCGCCGAATTTCGGCAATTGGCCGGTGCCGAACAGGGTGCTGTCGTTGACGATATAGGGCGTGTAGCACTCGGTGTAACCGTGTTGCGTGGTGTGGGTATCGAGCATGAATTGTGCCAAAGCGCGGTGCAGGCGGGCGATTTGGCCTTTCATCA comes from the Neisseria dumasiana genome and includes:
- a CDS encoding DNA polymerase III subunit chi produces the protein MPKATFYTHVGNPYAFTCRLAARAMQSGSRVLVWADSPEAVARLDIDLWQFEPTSFLAHEVWETGQDCPRDVPLVLACGNTLPETESGLVVLNLAPDFWCDAPVPPARVLEIVGSSLEELAEARERFRAYRNSGFEIEHHNMQGKA
- the serS gene encoding serine--tRNA ligase, whose product is MLDIQQLRNHTAAIAARLAERGYEFDTARFEALENQRKQLQVRTEELQAARNSESKKIGMLKGQGKHEEAEQVMAQVADIKNELEQNAAKLEAIQTEFEAWLAGIPNLPHESVPVGKDETENVEVRKIGTPRAFEFEVKDHVDLGAPLGLDFETGAQLSGSRFTVMKGQIARLHRALAQFMLDTHTTQHGYTECYTPYIVNDSTLFGTGQLPKFGEDLFHVTRGGDETKTTQYLIPTAEVTLTNTVADSIMPSESLPLKLTAHSPCFRSEAGSYGKDVRGLIRQHQFDKVEMVQIVHPEKSYDALEEMVGHAEKILQLLELPYRVITLCTGDMGFGATKTYDLEVWVPAQNTYREISSCSNCEDFQARRMKARFKDENGKNRLVHTLNGSGLAVGRTLVAVLENHQNADGSINIPAALQPYMGGVTKLEAK